In Carya illinoinensis cultivar Pawnee chromosome 9, C.illinoinensisPawnee_v1, whole genome shotgun sequence, the following are encoded in one genomic region:
- the LOC122276562 gene encoding uncharacterized protein LOC122276562 isoform X1, translating to MAWSATMIGALLGLGTQMYSNALRKLPYMRHPWEHVVGMGLGAVFVNQLVKWDAQLQEDLDKMLDKAKAANERRYFDSLHTD from the exons atggctTGGAGCGCGACGATGATCGGAGCGCTGCTCGGACTGGGCACCCAGATGTACTCCAACGCTCTCCGTAAACTTCCTTACATGCGCC ATCCATGGGAACACGTGGTGGGTATGGGACTCGGGGCCGTGTTCGTGAACCAGCTCGTTAAATGGGACGCTCAGCTCCAGGAGGACCTCGACAAGATGCTCGACAAAGCCAAGGCCGCCAACGAGCGCCGCTACTTCg ATTCTTTGCATACAGACTAG
- the LOC122276562 gene encoding uncharacterized protein LOC122276562 isoform X2, which yields MAWSATMIGALLGLGTQMYSNALRKLPYMRHPWEHVVGMGLGAVFVNQLVKWDAQLQEDLDKMLDKAKAANERRYFDEDDD from the exons atggctTGGAGCGCGACGATGATCGGAGCGCTGCTCGGACTGGGCACCCAGATGTACTCCAACGCTCTCCGTAAACTTCCTTACATGCGCC ATCCATGGGAACACGTGGTGGGTATGGGACTCGGGGCCGTGTTCGTGAACCAGCTCGTTAAATGGGACGCTCAGCTCCAGGAGGACCTCGACAAGATGCTCGACAAAGCCAAGGCCGCCAACGAGCGCCGCTACTTCg